The Paracoccus sp. MA genome contains a region encoding:
- a CDS encoding enoyl-CoA hydratase-related protein — protein sequence MAELIEITREGRVALIRLNRPEALNALDSALAEQLTAAAEALDADRGVGAIVVTGSERAFAAGADISEMAEKSAEEMVEADFFSTWDRFAATRTPKIAAVNGYALGGGCELMMMCDFAIAGEGAKFGQPEVKLGVIAGMGGTQRMTKLIGRALSMDLHLTGRMMDATEALRAGLVARVVPDDQVVEEAMAAAKQIAGYSRPATRLAREAVMRAEELSLAEGVAWERRLFHRLFGTEGQREGMRAFLEKRKPEFHPD from the coding sequence ATGGCTGAACTGATCGAGATCACGCGGGAGGGCCGGGTGGCGCTGATCCGGCTGAACCGGCCCGAGGCGCTGAACGCACTGGACTCGGCGCTGGCCGAGCAGCTGACGGCGGCGGCCGAGGCGCTGGATGCCGACAGGGGCGTCGGCGCCATCGTCGTCACCGGCTCGGAGCGGGCTTTCGCGGCCGGCGCGGACATCTCGGAAATGGCCGAGAAGAGCGCCGAGGAGATGGTCGAGGCCGATTTCTTCTCGACCTGGGACCGCTTCGCCGCCACGCGCACCCCCAAGATCGCGGCGGTGAACGGCTATGCGCTGGGCGGCGGCTGCGAGCTGATGATGATGTGCGATTTCGCCATCGCCGGCGAGGGCGCGAAATTCGGCCAGCCCGAGGTCAAGCTGGGCGTGATCGCCGGCATGGGCGGCACGCAGCGCATGACGAAACTGATCGGCCGGGCGCTGTCGATGGACCTGCACCTGACCGGCCGGATGATGGACGCGACCGAGGCGCTGCGCGCCGGGCTGGTGGCGCGTGTGGTGCCGGACGATCAGGTGGTCGAGGAGGCGATGGCGGCGGCGAAGCAGATCGCCGGCTATTCGCGGCCCGCGACGCGGCTGGCGCGCGAGGCGGTGATGCGGGCCGAGGAGCTGTCGCTGGCCGAGGGCGTCGCCTGGGAGCGTCGGCTGTTCCACCGGCTGTTCGGCACCGAAGGCCAGCGCGAGGGCATGCGGGCCTTCCTGGAAAAGCGCAAGCCGGAGTTCCACCCCGACTGA
- a CDS encoding acyl-CoA dehydrogenase family protein produces the protein MMLTEEQEQIRDAARDFARERLAPGAAQRDREHAFPRAELTEMGELGFLGMLVPEEHGGSETGAVAYALALEEIAAADGACSTIMSVHSSVGCVPILRFGTDEQKARFLPKMASGEWIGGFALTEPHAGSDASNLRTKARREGDHYVIDGAKQFITSGKNGKVVIVFAVTDAAAGKKGISAFIVPTDTPGYEVVSVEHKLGQHSSDTCALAFTGMRVPVENRLGAEGEGYKIALSNLEGGRIGIAAQAVGMARGAYEAALAYARERITFGRPIIEHQAVAFKLADMATQIDAARLMVLRAAMLREAGKPCLTEASMAKLFASEMAERVCSAAIQLHGGYGYLADYPVERIYRDVRVCQIYEGTSEVQRLVIARNL, from the coding sequence ATGATGCTGACCGAGGAACAGGAACAGATCCGCGACGCTGCCCGCGACTTTGCGCGCGAACGGCTGGCGCCGGGGGCGGCGCAGCGCGACCGCGAGCATGCCTTTCCGCGCGCCGAGCTGACCGAGATGGGCGAACTGGGCTTTCTGGGCATGCTGGTGCCCGAGGAACATGGCGGGTCCGAGACCGGCGCGGTCGCCTATGCGCTGGCGCTGGAGGAGATCGCGGCGGCGGACGGGGCATGCTCGACCATCATGTCGGTGCACAGCTCGGTCGGCTGCGTGCCGATCCTGCGCTTCGGCACCGACGAACAGAAGGCGCGCTTCCTGCCGAAGATGGCCAGCGGCGAGTGGATCGGCGGTTTCGCGCTGACCGAGCCGCATGCCGGCTCGGACGCTTCGAACCTGCGCACCAAGGCGCGGCGCGAGGGCGACCATTACGTCATCGACGGGGCCAAGCAGTTCATCACCTCGGGCAAGAACGGCAAGGTGGTGATCGTCTTTGCGGTGACGGATGCGGCGGCCGGCAAGAAGGGGATTTCCGCCTTCATCGTGCCGACGGATACGCCGGGCTACGAGGTGGTCTCGGTCGAGCACAAGCTGGGGCAGCACAGCTCGGACACCTGCGCGCTGGCCTTTACCGGCATGCGCGTGCCGGTCGAGAACCGGCTGGGGGCGGAGGGCGAGGGCTACAAGATCGCGCTGTCGAACCTGGAGGGCGGGCGCATCGGCATCGCCGCGCAGGCGGTCGGCATGGCGCGCGGCGCCTATGAGGCGGCCCTGGCCTATGCGCGGGAACGCATCACCTTTGGCCGGCCGATCATCGAGCATCAGGCGGTGGCCTTCAAGCTCGCCGACATGGCGACGCAGATCGACGCGGCGCGGCTGATGGTGCTGCGCGCCGCCATGCTGCGCGAGGCCGGCAAGCCCTGCCTGACCGAGGCCAGCATGGCCAAGCTTTTCGCCTCGGAAATGGCGGAAAGGGTCTGTTCGGCGGCGATCCAGCTGCATGGCGGCTATGGCTACCTGGCCGATTACCCGGTCGAGCGCATCTATCGCGACGTGCGCGTCTGTCAGATCTATGAGGGCACGAGCGAGGTGCAGCGCCTCGTCATCGCCCGCAACCTGTGA
- a CDS encoding thymidylate synthase has translation MADLPMAIRAQTIGECWIESINHVLSHGQPHHDGEVGMLEVLGLTVEISAPSVSDPLLSAHGDPTVLARTLAKFAQDACMPDRPFTYGQRIFDMAGINQFDWMVERLKRKPETKSATINLLVPGSSAASLPCLTTLDAKIRQGRLDLQFFFRSQNIFGRQYANLAAMAQLQSDLARSCNTVSGTLRGYVASAHIYAFDTDEARKLLTGAPIKIRDRYYELGPQATGE, from the coding sequence ATGGCAGACCTGCCGATGGCAATCCGTGCCCAAACGATCGGAGAGTGTTGGATCGAGAGCATCAACCATGTGCTGAGCCACGGCCAACCCCATCACGATGGAGAGGTCGGGATGCTCGAGGTGCTTGGTCTAACAGTCGAGATTTCGGCGCCAAGCGTCTCTGATCCGCTGCTATCCGCCCATGGTGACCCAACCGTCTTGGCCCGGACCCTTGCCAAGTTTGCGCAAGACGCCTGCATGCCTGATCGCCCCTTCACCTACGGGCAGCGAATTTTCGACATGGCGGGAATCAATCAGTTTGATTGGATGGTCGAGCGACTCAAACGCAAACCCGAAACGAAGTCTGCGACTATCAACCTTCTCGTTCCCGGTAGCTCCGCGGCTAGCCTGCCTTGCCTGACCACGCTTGACGCGAAAATACGCCAAGGAAGACTCGACCTGCAGTTTTTCTTCCGAAGTCAGAACATCTTCGGGCGCCAATATGCCAATCTTGCCGCGATGGCCCAGCTACAGAGCGACCTTGCGAGAAGCTGTAACACTGTTAGCGGCACTCTACGCGGTTATGTCGCCTCGGCCCATATTTATGCTTTCGACACGGACGAGGCGCGAAAGCTACTCACCGGAGCCCCTATAAAGATTAGGGACAGATACTATGAACTCGGCCCGCAGGCGACGGGGGAGTGA
- a CDS encoding helix-turn-helix domain-containing protein, which translates to MTTSLGAKIKRHRQEKGYSLDKLAELTDSSKSYIWELENRDTRKPSGEKLTRIAQALEVTTDYLLDDTAEPGDEVLKEAFFRKFSKLKPEDQEKIQQMIDMWGKKD; encoded by the coding sequence ATGACCACGTCCCTCGGCGCCAAGATCAAGCGCCACCGCCAGGAGAAGGGATACTCGCTCGACAAGCTCGCCGAGCTCACCGACTCGAGCAAGAGCTACATCTGGGAACTGGAGAACCGCGACACCCGCAAGCCATCCGGCGAAAAGCTGACCCGCATCGCCCAGGCTCTCGAGGTCACCACCGACTACCTGCTCGACGACACGGCGGAACCCGGTGACGAGGTTCTGAAGGAGGCGTTCTTCCGGAAGTTCAGCAAGCTCAAGCCGGAGGACCAGGAGAAGATCCAGCAGATGATCGACATGTGGGGGAAGAAGGATTGA
- a CDS encoding ImmA/IrrE family metallo-endopeptidase, giving the protein MPTTPQGWAIRLTQILSLHQAAHGLPRFPVDVGALAQDFSRQVFPDAPISMVGGLNLSKGVEGMLMPRPDGSGDWGIIYNEAIRSAGRRNFTLGHELGHYLLHREAHPGGLQCTSRNMADWDSARNRIEAEANTFASYLLMPLDDFRAQIKGRAIDIDVMTELADRYAVSLTAAILKWMTITDKRAMIVVGKEGFIDWAWSSQPLLRSGIFYAARQTVIELPARSLAAREVDGDTGRHGERHGPGVWLGNEPVHEMTVFSPNNEMMTISLLIYPDRAPSRWEAAELEEDPTRDTFDKFMAGKAGG; this is encoded by the coding sequence TTGCCCACGACGCCGCAGGGTTGGGCCATCCGCCTGACGCAGATCCTGTCGCTGCATCAGGCAGCACACGGCCTGCCGCGGTTCCCGGTGGACGTGGGAGCGTTGGCGCAGGATTTCTCGCGGCAGGTCTTTCCAGACGCGCCGATCTCGATGGTCGGCGGCCTGAACCTTTCCAAGGGCGTCGAAGGAATGCTCATGCCGCGCCCGGACGGCTCTGGCGATTGGGGCATCATCTATAACGAAGCTATCCGGTCCGCCGGGCGGCGCAACTTCACGCTGGGCCACGAGCTGGGTCACTACCTTCTGCATCGGGAGGCTCATCCCGGCGGGCTCCAATGCACCAGCCGGAACATGGCGGATTGGGATAGCGCCCGGAACAGGATCGAGGCGGAGGCGAACACCTTCGCCTCCTATCTCCTGATGCCGCTCGACGATTTCCGCGCGCAGATCAAGGGGCGCGCCATCGACATCGACGTGATGACCGAGTTGGCCGACCGCTATGCCGTGTCGCTGACCGCGGCGATTCTGAAATGGATGACCATCACCGACAAGCGCGCCATGATCGTGGTCGGCAAGGAGGGTTTCATCGACTGGGCCTGGTCGAGCCAGCCCTTGCTCAGGTCCGGGATCTTCTACGCCGCGCGGCAGACCGTGATCGAGCTTCCCGCGCGGTCACTGGCCGCCCGTGAAGTGGACGGGGACACTGGCCGACATGGTGAGCGTCACGGGCCCGGGGTCTGGCTGGGGAACGAACCCGTACACGAGATGACCGTGTTTTCGCCCAACAATGAGATGATGACCATCTCTTTGCTCATCTATCCCGACCGAGCGCCATCGCGTTGGGAAGCTGCCGAACTCGAGGAAGATCCAACACGGGATACGTTCGACAAGTTCATGGCGGGGAAAGCGGGAGGCTGA
- a CDS encoding RNA-binding domain-containing protein has protein sequence MSFPKAPISAPELARRVLLHPRGGVNALMELVRNSETEWLELKASFYPEGGKFEQGTNADDYRWNVAKAVIALANSIGGVVLLGVADNGGVIGIEASDPDGRRQSKGAEAFRREVVMPQVLCPTKGWKTGRQGHFRLVNAALLERLVALEEIPQGEQSVLAIFVDPAPEGYGFVEVEASKHVTRQVYLRKRGAVGQVVALDGDQTDVLSAHEAQRQKLAAEIPLLWRQFEEGGLLARSNEELVPDVRHHVAALEKHLAPVAAQFIPLVAVQRRTTRPNAVHKAQMLDDGDNWVRSEATPSREDSDLLPTAPEPRRGPATELLGRTNQALLIGEGGSGKSRCLAALAFEAAREWKPGQPWPLLVSLSAYSAQGLAGLLATESGIDWQDLAPRVRAGELTLYLDGLNECPDLFYDQCLKEIAGILREYPAARVLVTSRSAQLPPEFKLEVFELEAMDRACQSKFLETYLEQPQKGESILEQLHLHDGGRAIAGSPMLLRIAAEVARETDAIPNERSKLYCRFLDAWFRRETETSRRSGETLPWDHELTINALAELAFRARQKGSSRIPRPQAHALLIHRLGEDTDRFIDWASQGTVLVRNEGRGDLAFEHETIQEYLCARYLVARHEDLHADVLAVRADAKPGIWAMPLAFAFEMLAQPSPAFVYSAWRVEPLIVAAGTRSELHHHAKDVADDLWEEAVLNVLLGKDAAAQARAISIIARLPPKYPISQYLLSSLNSHAFWYTAQTHAAGVARLDRLRGLVCGPDFPWIELLSDTLVGCKAWAEGLSPALRAIAGVSPTPTLRQVLSSCSVSELCALRRRKMISAETFVSAWKTALDRSSADRLDLDLLDILRTEKEQMNDILQDMLPRYQAQLRRIAVEPELSLRALSILLRGGVVQAKELRERQGFLANVCARMSMMNAIRLSKQGLLRPADIDAGTRKRLVYDRKTTSRNIDEAIRSGLLSPEDLPTQLRERTVAAAPSPPKKPRARPGATTFSVAMLSDAKSRMKVNSELAKTRWTVELKRTIPERGFGFVRHPDFKEDIFCLFSKIAATDRNGLREGEVLNVIITTSFDRARRQWSFAVEAGHTVE, from the coding sequence ATGTCCTTTCCCAAAGCCCCCATTTCCGCTCCTGAACTCGCACGCCGAGTTCTGCTGCACCCTCGTGGGGGCGTGAATGCGTTGATGGAATTGGTCAGGAACAGTGAAACTGAGTGGCTGGAGCTTAAGGCCTCATTCTATCCTGAGGGTGGCAAATTCGAGCAGGGAACGAATGCAGACGACTATCGCTGGAACGTTGCAAAGGCGGTCATTGCGCTGGCCAACTCGATCGGTGGAGTGGTGCTGCTGGGAGTCGCCGACAATGGGGGCGTAATCGGTATCGAGGCCAGCGACCCCGACGGTCGGCGGCAATCCAAGGGGGCGGAGGCGTTTCGTCGCGAGGTGGTCATGCCGCAGGTTCTATGCCCAACCAAGGGCTGGAAGACGGGCCGCCAGGGCCATTTCCGACTTGTGAATGCAGCGTTGCTCGAGCGACTGGTCGCACTGGAAGAGATTCCGCAAGGCGAGCAGAGCGTTCTAGCTATTTTTGTCGATCCCGCGCCCGAGGGCTACGGCTTTGTCGAAGTTGAGGCATCAAAGCATGTCACCCGGCAGGTCTACCTGCGCAAACGCGGTGCGGTTGGGCAGGTCGTGGCGCTGGACGGAGATCAAACGGATGTGCTTTCAGCACATGAAGCACAGCGCCAGAAGCTTGCGGCTGAGATCCCACTGCTCTGGAGACAATTCGAGGAAGGAGGCCTGCTGGCCCGCTCGAATGAGGAGCTCGTGCCCGATGTACGCCACCATGTCGCCGCGCTGGAGAAGCATCTGGCGCCGGTCGCGGCTCAATTCATCCCTCTTGTCGCGGTTCAGCGACGCACAACTAGGCCGAACGCCGTCCACAAGGCTCAGATGCTCGATGACGGCGACAACTGGGTCCGGAGCGAAGCGACACCTTCGAGGGAGGACAGCGATCTACTGCCGACCGCCCCCGAGCCGCGTAGGGGACCGGCTACCGAACTGCTCGGACGAACCAACCAAGCGCTGTTGATCGGGGAAGGTGGCTCCGGCAAGAGCAGATGCCTTGCTGCGCTCGCCTTCGAAGCGGCCCGCGAATGGAAGCCCGGCCAGCCCTGGCCGCTTCTGGTATCTCTTTCCGCCTATTCCGCGCAGGGCTTGGCGGGCTTGCTTGCAACTGAAAGCGGCATCGACTGGCAAGATCTGGCGCCGCGGGTCAGGGCTGGCGAGTTAACTCTCTATCTTGATGGGCTAAATGAATGCCCGGACTTGTTCTATGATCAATGCTTGAAGGAGATTGCAGGGATCTTGCGCGAGTATCCCGCCGCGCGCGTGCTGGTAACCAGCCGGAGCGCACAGTTGCCGCCAGAGTTCAAGTTGGAGGTATTCGAACTCGAGGCAATGGATAGGGCATGCCAAAGCAAGTTTCTGGAAACCTATCTTGAGCAACCGCAGAAGGGCGAGTCGATCCTTGAGCAGTTGCACCTTCATGACGGTGGCAGAGCGATCGCCGGCAGCCCGATGCTGCTACGCATCGCCGCTGAGGTCGCGCGTGAGACCGACGCAATCCCGAACGAGCGCTCGAAGCTGTATTGTCGCTTTCTCGATGCCTGGTTCCGGCGTGAGACCGAAACGTCGAGGCGCAGCGGCGAGACGCTGCCATGGGATCACGAGTTGACCATCAACGCGCTGGCGGAGTTGGCTTTCCGGGCGCGGCAGAAGGGTAGCAGCCGAATTCCTCGGCCGCAGGCCCACGCCCTACTAATCCATCGCCTTGGTGAGGACACCGATCGCTTCATCGACTGGGCCTCACAGGGCACCGTTCTGGTTCGTAACGAAGGTCGCGGTGACCTGGCTTTCGAGCACGAGACGATCCAAGAGTATCTCTGTGCCAGATATTTAGTGGCTCGGCATGAGGACTTGCATGCCGACGTGTTGGCGGTGCGCGCTGATGCCAAGCCAGGAATATGGGCAATGCCTCTAGCCTTCGCGTTTGAGATGCTCGCGCAGCCATCGCCGGCGTTTGTGTATTCAGCGTGGAGGGTTGAGCCGCTGATCGTTGCTGCCGGAACTCGAAGCGAACTGCACCATCATGCCAAAGATGTGGCCGATGACCTTTGGGAGGAGGCAGTATTGAACGTCCTGCTTGGGAAGGACGCTGCGGCACAGGCCCGCGCTATCTCGATCATTGCCCGCTTGCCGCCGAAGTATCCAATCTCGCAATATCTGCTGAGCAGCCTGAACAGTCATGCTTTCTGGTACACGGCGCAAACACATGCCGCCGGTGTTGCTAGACTCGACCGGCTACGCGGTCTGGTCTGCGGTCCCGATTTCCCGTGGATTGAATTGCTTTCTGATACACTGGTCGGCTGCAAAGCTTGGGCTGAGGGCCTGTCGCCGGCGCTCCGCGCCATCGCGGGGGTCAGCCCCACTCCAACCCTGCGTCAAGTGTTGTCCTCATGCTCGGTCTCTGAACTCTGTGCTCTCCGGCGACGCAAGATGATCTCTGCCGAAACCTTCGTCTCCGCTTGGAAGACAGCACTTGACCGCTCATCAGCAGATCGACTGGATCTCGACCTTCTGGACATTCTGCGCACCGAGAAAGAGCAGATGAACGATATCCTGCAAGACATGCTCCCGCGCTACCAAGCCCAGCTGCGCCGAATTGCCGTCGAACCAGAACTGTCACTGCGAGCTCTCAGTATCCTGCTTCGGGGAGGGGTGGTCCAAGCAAAGGAACTTCGTGAGCGACAAGGTTTTCTGGCCAATGTGTGCGCCCGGATGTCCATGATGAACGCCATCCGCTTGTCTAAGCAAGGCCTGCTGCGCCCTGCTGACATCGATGCCGGAACGCGGAAACGTCTTGTCTATGATCGAAAAACCACAAGTCGCAACATTGACGAGGCAATCAGGAGTGGGCTCCTGAGCCCAGAGGATCTGCCAACCCAGTTGCGTGAACGAACTGTGGCCGCCGCCCCATCGCCCCCCAAAAAGCCGCGTGCAAGACCTGGGGCGACCACGTTTTCGGTTGCGATGCTCAGTGATGCCAAATCCCGGATGAAGGTTAATTCAGAGCTTGCGAAGACACGCTGGACAGTTGAGCTGAAGCGGACCATCCCCGAGCGAGGTTTCGGCTTCGTTCGGCACCCCGATTTCAAGGAAGACATCTTCTGCCTGTTTTCAAAGATTGCCGCGACGGACCGGAATGGGCTGCGCGAGGGGGAGGTGCTCAATGTGATCATCACCACCAGTTTCGACCGAGCAAGGCGGCAATGGAGCTTCGCGGTCGAGGCGGGCCACACCGTAGAGTAG
- a CDS encoding thiamine-monophosphate kinase produces MDEELTIREAGERRMVAEITGMMLTPSMLIDGFGHDAAFVDLRQRDNELLVLNTDRSGLNAAYGLGLAGPECVGDFGVSHAISDIVVSGGIPRAVTVALLLPPDTTLGFVRGVMRGAAEAARRYGAEIVAGDTKQNPKFALVATALGTVPRDKRICRSGARPGDALVVTGFLGSMLLGLIALKRALPIGLRARRVVEKAIIEQRPPFTLGCAIAEAGIPHAGTDISDGLPGAIHALCDASACGAFVDEQRIPLHPDLDELILASGLSPLQLSTAGGDWQFLYAVPAAHLPAMYKLAASQDAKVSVIGGITEREEIAVRHSDGAWHQLERLEHDSFADDGNGAGHFSRTGAAAARRGVSLEGRHYEALWRELF; encoded by the coding sequence ATGGACGAAGAATTGACGATCCGAGAGGCAGGTGAGCGCCGCATGGTGGCCGAGATCACTGGCATGATGCTCACTCCGAGCATGCTGATCGATGGATTTGGTCATGACGCCGCCTTCGTCGACCTCCGCCAAAGGGACAATGAACTGCTAGTGCTGAACACCGACCGATCCGGGCTCAATGCGGCCTACGGTCTCGGGCTTGCCGGCCCAGAATGCGTTGGGGACTTCGGCGTTTCACATGCCATCAGCGACATCGTGGTCTCCGGGGGCATTCCGCGGGCAGTCACGGTGGCCTTGCTGCTTCCCCCTGACACTACACTTGGGTTCGTCCGTGGTGTGATGCGGGGCGCTGCCGAGGCCGCTAGGCGCTACGGTGCGGAAATCGTTGCCGGTGACACCAAGCAGAACCCAAAATTCGCGTTGGTCGCCACTGCGCTCGGCACGGTGCCGCGCGATAAACGTATTTGCCGCTCGGGTGCCCGCCCGGGCGATGCGCTGGTGGTTACAGGGTTCCTCGGATCGATGCTGCTAGGGCTGATTGCCTTAAAGCGCGCGCTCCCGATCGGTCTCCGCGCCCGCCGCGTAGTTGAGAAGGCGATCATCGAGCAGCGCCCGCCTTTCACCCTCGGATGCGCCATTGCGGAGGCTGGTATACCGCATGCCGGAACCGACATCAGCGATGGGCTGCCCGGCGCAATTCACGCCTTATGCGATGCTAGCGCCTGCGGCGCCTTTGTCGATGAGCAGCGCATCCCGTTGCATCCCGACCTCGACGAACTCATTTTAGCATCGGGTCTCTCGCCGCTACAGCTCAGCACCGCGGGCGGCGACTGGCAGTTTCTCTATGCCGTCCCGGCGGCGCACTTGCCGGCAATGTACAAGCTGGCGGCATCCCAGGATGCGAAGGTATCGGTCATCGGCGGCATAACCGAGCGCGAAGAAATTGCCGTCCGCCATTCCGATGGCGCCTGGCACCAACTCGAGCGTCTCGAGCACGACAGTTTCGCAGATGACGGGAATGGCGCCGGCCATTTCTCGCGGACCGGGGCGGCCGCAGCGCGACGCGGCGTGTCGCTCGAAGGACGACATTACGAGGCGCTCTGGCGCGAACTGTTCTGA
- a CDS encoding acetyl-CoA C-acyltransferase, giving the protein MDSDPIVIAGAARTPMGGFQGDFAGVEAAALGATAIKAALGGLDPQAVDEIIMGCVLPAGQGQAPARQAALGAGLPLGAGATTVNKMCGSGMKAAMLGHDLIVAGSAEVVVAGGMESMSNAPYLLPKARGGYRMGHGQVMDHMFLDGLEDAYDKGRLMGTFAEDCAEAYQFTREAQDEFAISSLTRAQKAIAAGHFAGEIAPVTVRGRGGETVVDTDEQPGKARLDKIPTLKPAFRPGGTVTAANSSSISDGAAALVLMRASEAERRGLTPRARILGHATFADKPSLFPTAPIGSVRRLLERTGTALSDYDLFEVNEAFAVVAMAAMRDLGLSHEVVNVHGGACALGHPIGASGARVLVTLLAALETHGGKRGIASLCIGGGEATAVAIERMP; this is encoded by the coding sequence ATGGATAGCGATCCGATTGTCATCGCGGGCGCGGCCCGCACGCCGATGGGCGGCTTTCAGGGCGATTTCGCCGGGGTCGAGGCCGCCGCGCTGGGCGCGACCGCGATCAAGGCGGCGCTGGGCGGGCTGGACCCGCAGGCGGTGGACGAGATCATCATGGGCTGCGTGCTGCCCGCCGGCCAGGGCCAGGCCCCGGCGCGGCAGGCGGCGCTGGGCGCGGGCCTGCCGCTGGGCGCCGGCGCCACGACCGTCAACAAGATGTGCGGATCGGGCATGAAGGCGGCGATGCTGGGCCATGACCTGATTGTCGCCGGCTCCGCCGAGGTGGTGGTGGCGGGCGGCATGGAGAGCATGTCGAACGCGCCCTATCTGCTGCCCAAAGCGCGCGGCGGCTATCGCATGGGCCATGGCCAGGTGATGGACCACATGTTCCTGGACGGGCTGGAGGATGCCTATGACAAGGGCCGGCTGATGGGCACCTTCGCCGAGGATTGCGCGGAAGCCTATCAGTTCACCCGCGAGGCGCAGGACGAATTCGCGATTTCCTCTCTGACCCGGGCGCAGAAGGCGATTGCCGCCGGGCATTTCGCGGGCGAGATCGCGCCGGTGACGGTCAGGGGCCGCGGCGGCGAGACGGTCGTGGATACCGACGAGCAGCCGGGCAAGGCGCGGCTGGACAAGATCCCGACGCTGAAGCCCGCCTTCCGGCCGGGGGGCACGGTGACGGCGGCGAATTCCTCGTCGATCTCGGACGGGGCGGCGGCGCTGGTCTTGATGCGGGCCTCCGAGGCCGAGCGGCGCGGGCTGACTCCGCGGGCGCGGATCCTTGGGCACGCGACCTTCGCCGACAAGCCCAGCCTGTTTCCGACCGCGCCCATCGGCTCGGTCCGGCGCTTGCTGGAGCGGACCGGGACGGCGCTTTCGGATTACGACCTCTTCGAGGTGAACGAGGCTTTCGCGGTGGTCGCCATGGCGGCGATGCGCGATCTTGGCCTGTCGCATGAGGTGGTCAACGTGCATGGCGGCGCCTGCGCGCTGGGCCATCCCATCGGCGCATCCGGCGCGCGGGTGCTGGTGACGCTGCTGGCGGCGCTGGAGACGCATGGCGGCAAGCGCGGCATCGCGTCCCTGTGCATCGGCGGCGGCGAGGCGACGGCGGTGGCCATCGAGAGGATGCCATGA
- a CDS encoding SDR family NAD(P)-dependent oxidoreductase, whose product MQIENRVFLVTGAGSGLGAAVARMAVGAGARAVLLDVNADSGAAMAAELGAAARFVRTDVTSGPEGEAAVAAALEAFGRIDVAVNCAGVAPGEKIVGREGPHGLESFARAIQINLVGTFNMLRLAADAMAKNAPGEGGERGVIVNTASIAAYDGQIGQAAYAASKGGVAALTLPAARELARHGIRVVTIAPGIFATPMMAGLPQEVQDSLGANVPFPPRLGNPAEYAALVRHIVENQMLNGEVIRLDGALRMAPK is encoded by the coding sequence ATGCAGATCGAGAACAGGGTTTTTCTGGTCACCGGCGCCGGCTCCGGCCTTGGCGCGGCGGTGGCGCGCATGGCGGTGGGCGCCGGCGCGCGGGCGGTGCTGCTGGACGTCAATGCCGATTCCGGCGCGGCCATGGCAGCGGAACTGGGCGCGGCGGCGCGTTTCGTCAGGACCGACGTGACCAGCGGCCCGGAGGGCGAGGCGGCGGTGGCCGCGGCGCTGGAGGCCTTCGGCCGGATCGACGTGGCGGTGAACTGCGCCGGCGTGGCGCCGGGCGAGAAGATCGTCGGGCGCGAGGGGCCGCACGGGCTGGAGAGTTTCGCCCGCGCCATCCAGATCAACCTGGTCGGCACCTTCAACATGCTGCGGCTGGCCGCCGATGCCATGGCGAAGAACGCGCCGGGCGAGGGCGGCGAGCGCGGGGTGATCGTCAACACCGCCTCGATCGCGGCCTATGACGGGCAGATCGGGCAGGCGGCCTATGCGGCCTCGAAGGGCGGTGTTGCGGCGCTGACCCTGCCGGCGGCGCGGGAACTGGCGCGGCACGGCATCAGGGTGGTGACCATCGCGCCGGGCATCTTTGCCACGCCGATGATGGCCGGGCTGCCGCAGGAGGTGCAGGACAGCCTGGGCGCCAATGTGCCTTTCCCGCCGCGGCTGGGCAATCCGGCGGAATATGCGGCGCTGGTGCGCCATATCGTCGAAAACCAGATGCTGAACGGCGAGGTCATCCGGCTGGACGGCGCGCTGCGCATGGCACCGAAATAA